A single window of Lutzomyia longipalpis isolate SR_M1_2022 chromosome 1, ASM2433408v1 DNA harbors:
- the LOC129796886 gene encoding uncharacterized protein LOC129796886: MYTKVLIGVIALVALLTIAECLRIHVDEPQYYGDVYHERSVYHQNSLKAKKKEKEQDFSKIPGVPGVDYPIYHEVPDTSFHCGHVPVIPGMYANPETGCQAYHVCHDGREGHQGASFLCTNGTLFNQKLFGCDWWYNVDCHQAQNLWRLNTDPELNPFTPKKKLEEVPKYHHHF, translated from the exons ATGTATACGAAAGTGTTAATTGGGGTCATCGCACTTGTTGCACTCCTGACCATTGCTGAGTGCCTCCGGATTCATGTGGATGAA CCACAGTATTACGGTGATGTGTACCACGAACGATCGGTGTACCACCAGAATTCGCTCAAGgcgaagaagaaggagaaggagCAGGACTTTAGTAAAATCCCCGGTGTGCCAGGAGTTGATTATCCCATCTACCACGAAGTACCCGATACGAGTTTCCACTGTGGTCACGTACCCGTAATCCCTGGCATGTATGCCAATCCTGAGACAGGATGTCAGGCATACCATGTCTGCCATGATGGACGTGAGGGACATCAGGGTGCATCGTTCTTGTGCACAAATGGAACACTTTTCAATCAGAAACTCTTCGGGTGTGATTGGTGGTACAATGTTGATTGCCATCAAGCGCAAAACCTGTGGAG ATTGAACACCGATCCCGAGCTCAATCCATTTACGCCGAAAAAGAAATTGGAGGAAGTGCCAAAATACCACCatcatttttaa